Proteins encoded by one window of Primulina huaijiensis isolate GDHJ02 chromosome 1, ASM1229523v2, whole genome shotgun sequence:
- the LOC140981629 gene encoding cinnamoyl-CoA reductase 1-like has protein sequence MEEKQGELVCVTGGSGYIGSWLVQLLLQRGYSVNATVKNLKDEKETKHLEAMEGAESRLRLFQMDLLDYNSIVAAVTGTAGVFHLASPCIVDQVHDPQRELLDPAISGTINVLTAAKELGVRRVVVTSSISAIIPSPNWPGDVVKNEDCWADEEFCMRNGVWYPLSKTLAEKAAWKFAKENDLDIVVMNPGTVMGPIIPPTLNASMLMILRLLQGWTEVYENFFMGSVHVKDVALAHILVYENTLATGRHLCDEAISHYGDFAAKVAECYPEYKVPRLPEDTQPGLLRSEDAAKKLIDMGLHFIPMEQIIKDSVESLRSKGYIS, from the exons ATGGAAGAGAAACAAGGAGAATTAGTTTGTGTAACAGGTGGGAGCGGCTACATCGGCTCATGGCTCGTTCAGCTTCTCCTTCAGCGCGGCTACAGCGTCAACGCCACCGTCAAGAATCTCA AAGATGAGAAAGAAACGAAGCACTTAGAAGCGATGGAAGGAGCTGAATCCCGGCTCCGTCTTTTCCAGATGGATTTGCTTGATTATAATTCCATTGTTGCCGCCGTTACCGGTACCGCCGGAGTGTTTCACCTTGCTTCTCCTTGCATTGTCGATCAAGTCCACGATCCGCAG CGTGAATTATTGGATCCGGCAATTAGTGGCACCATTAATGTACTGACGGCAGCCAAAGAGCTCGGCGTTCGACGGGTGGTTGTAACATCTTCAATATCGGCTATTATTCCCAGTCCCAATTGGCCGGGTGATGTGGTTAAGAATGAAGATTGCTGGGCAGACGAAGAGTTCTGCATGAGAAATGGG gtttggtatcCACTTTCTAAAACGCTAGCTGAAAAAGCTGCTTGGAAATTTGCCAAGGAAAATGATCTGGATATTGTTGTTATGAATCCTGGGACTGTTATGGGTCCAATAATCCCTCCAACACTGAATGCAAGCATGTTGATGATTCTTCGCCTTCTTCAGG GCTGGACGGAAGTCTATGAGAATTTCTTTATGGGATCTGTGCATGTTAAAGATGTGGCTCTAGCACACATACTTGTGTATGAAAATACATTGGCTACTGGACGCCACTTGTGCGATGAGGCTATTTCTCATTATGGTGACTTTGCTGCTAAGGTTGCAGAATGCTACCCTGAGTACAAGGTGCCTAG ACTACCAGAGGATACTCAACCTGGATTACTGAGGAGTGAGGATGCAGCAAAAAAGCTTATAGATATGGGTCTACATTTTATCCCCATGGAACAAATTATCAAGGATTCTGTTGAGAGTTTGAGGAGCAAAGGATATATATCTTGA